Part of the Aquimarina sp. MAR_2010_214 genome is shown below.
TGTAGTGATCTTTATAGATATATAGCATAAAGATGTTTAGGGCTAAGAACACAACACCGATGATCCAATTTTCGGTATCAAGTTTAATGTGATATAAAAATGCATTGACTGATACACTCATTAGAATGACCATCATTAAGGGAGCAAATCTATTGGTTAGTAAGGCAACTCCTGCGCAGATTTCTACAATGGCTACCAGCATCATAGTTTTAGAGGATACTAAAACTTTTAAAAAACTTATAGCTATTTTGGTTGAAGGAGCTGGAGGATCCATAAAATAAAACAATTTATTACATCCAAAAAATAAAATGGCAAGTCCAAAAACTATTCTAATTCCTAAAATTACTTTTGTATTCATAGATTGAAAATTTTGGTTATTAGTACTATTGTTTAACGTATTAACCTTTTTAAAATTGCCGGGATGCAGATGAGATCTAAGTGATTATATGGGTTTAAAGTATTAAAACTGCCGATATAGAACACTTATATGAGTTTTTCTTTTACGTAAAATCCCACAAATATATAGGCTCAGAGATAAACGCCTTAAAATCAACACGAAACCCATAAAAATTACCTAGATTTGCGCTTTTTTAAGCAATAATACAACTCGAAAACTCGTTTTTTGGAAACAACCCAACCAAAGACTACAATAATGACCAAACGTACTAGTCGATTGCACTTTCTTGATGCAATTCGAGCATTTGCTATTCTTATGATGCTTCAAGGGCATTTTGTACATTCTCTTTTAGGTGATGTGTATAGGGATAAAAATAATATTGTGTATACGATCTGGGAGTATTTTAGAGGAATGACTGCCCCAACGTTTTTTACGATAACAGGCTTTATTTTTACGTATTTATTACTAAAGCAAAACACGAAAGGAATTGATAATCCAAGAGTTTTGAAAGGTATAAAACGTGCTACTAAGGTTATTTTTTGGGGATATTTATTGCGATTAAGTTTTTATGCAGTCTTTACCGGAACAGTAAACCCTTCATTTTTCTATGTAGATGTATTGCAATGTATTGGTACATCATTGTTGCTGTTGATAGGAGTGTATCTTATTTTGAGTCAAATTAATGAAGCGTGGTTTCAAAATGTAATACTGGGTATTGGAGTGATTATTTTTCTTCTGCAACCAATATACGGTAGTTGTATACTAGAGTTTTTACCACAAACAGTTGCTAATTATTTTACAAATAGAAACGGATCTATTTTTACATTACTACCTTGGTTTGGATATGTGTGTATAGGTAGTTTTATGGCTAGTTTGTTTTTGAAATACGGAAAACAAAAGATGTTTTACCCTTATGCTGCTATAATGCTTTTATCCATAGGAGTAGTATTGGTGTTCTATTCTTCAACTATGTTAATGGTAGTTTATAGAATGACAGGTGTGGGCATTTTTAAATCAGTAGCTTATAACAACTTCTTGTTTATAAGATTGGGAAATGTGTGTATGCTTTTTTCTGTATTTATTATGATGAAAAATTATTTTACAAATCATATGATAACCAAAATAGGAGGGAGCACACTATCTATCTATATAGTCCACTTTTTTGTGCTTTACGGAAGTTGGTTTGGATTAGGGCTTAGTCGCTTTTTTTATCACAGTTTAACCCCGATACAAACTTTTATTGGAGCATTATTATTTATAATTGGTGTATGTGCAATAGTTTTATGTTATTATAAATATGAAGAAGAACTGAAGCTTCAAACACATCATGTATTTAAATCGACAAACCAGAAGATAAAAGCTGTTTTACCAGAAGCTTTTATACTGTTTAGAAATACTATTATTCGCACCTATCGAAACATTAGATATACAAGACGGTAGTATTGTAGTCTTTGTATTGGCAGTTGGTTTTTTTATTGTATTAAAAATCAGTACCTTATAGTGGTCTAATCAATACTCATTTTGTCATGCCAACAATAAAATCGTTAAACAAATGGGCTAATGCACATACGTATTATCCGTTAGATTTGTTAAGAATTGCCTTAGGAGTTTTTTTATTTATAAAAGGAATAAATTTTATTAGTAATAGCCAGATTCTTGTAGACCTTATTAAGCCTGTTCAAAACCTTGCAGGTGCTATGATTATAATTCATTATGTAGCTCCGGCACATTTAATAGGGGGCGTGCTTATTTCTTTTGGATTACTGACACGATGGTCAGTTACAGCTCAACTTCCATTATTAATAGGGGCAGTACTCATTAATTTTATAGGAGAGATGAATGTGGCAAATCTTATTATTGCCAGTATAATTCTATTACTATGTGTATTTTTCTTGTTCTACGGTTCGGGGAAACACTCTGTAGATTACTATTTAAAAATGGAACAGTGAAGCTGTAAAGATAGAATAAGATTTAATACATTATTAAAAATAAAAAAACCGCTCAATGAACGGTTTTTTTATTTTTTTTTACCATCCCGATAAACGAGATTTTCCGCTATAGGTTGGAATATCTAGATATACAGTGTCTATCTTTTTTGAAGCATAGACACTATTTTTATATTTAAAAAGCCTCTTTTTATTCTTTTGAATTTGTTTTCTTATTTTTTTCCACTTCTTTTCACTGTATATACTGGTGTTTTTTGATCGCTGGGCTACATTTTTGTTTGCCTCTATTGGATTAGTATTAGTGTGAGAAAGGTTTTGTTTTTGTAACGTATTATTAGTGATAGTAATAGGTTTGAAGTCAGTTGTATTACTTTGTCCTATTGATGAATACGATATACATATCAATATCACTGTAGTCGTAGCGATTCTCATTTTCATTTTTTTAGATTTTTGGGGGTTAGTAATCATAAGTATAAAATTGAAGTTATTTATAGAAATTTGGATAAGGTTAATTTTTACAATCCAAAAAATAAATAAATGACTGATATTCAGTTACTAAGATAGTTATACTAATTCAATTTTGAATACGGAAAAACCGCAACACAGTATGGGGATTTTTCCCCTAAATAGAGCTGGTAAGTACCGTGGTTATTCGTATTTTTTTCTAAATGTTGGGTGAAAATTTTATTTTATTTTTTTCTCAAAAAAACATAAAATACTGGGCCAGTTAAGCTAGAATAGGGGTTGAACGCTGTTTTTTTAAATATTAAATAAATGTACTAATCTTCTTGAAAACAGTTTTTTTTCAAGAAAACACACTTATTTTAATCTCAAAAGAAGATAAAAACGTCAAGTTTTGGATATGATAGAGGTAATAATATGCTATTAAAGAGAAATAGGATAATTAATTGAAAAAGAAATACTTTTGACTTAATTATAAATTTACCAACCTGATAAACGAGATTTGCCTCTAACAGTATTAAAAGACGGTATATCTATATATATAGTATCAATAACCTTATAAGTGTACACACTATTTTTTGTGTTAGAAACTCTCCTTTTATTTTTTTTGAGTTGTTTTTTGATTTTTCGCCACTCTTTTTTGCTATAAAAATCTTTACTTTTAGTTTTTATAGGAGTTTGTATTATTAAACGATCCGTCATAGCAATTTCATCAGTACTATATTGCTCTTGTTGAATTTGATTATCAATGGTTTTTACTGAAGAAAGATCATTTTTAAAATCTTGACCAAAAGAGATGCTACACACTAATAAAAAAGCGATGCTTAATGCAAATTTTAATTTCATTTCCCTAAATTTAAATGTATTAATCAATTGTGATACACTAAAATTTTTAAAAAAACATATCAAAATTATTCCCCCCGAATAGATATGTTATGTATCTTATAACGTTTATGGGGTAAATGTAATGATAATACTTGATTTTGTAATACGGGAAAACCTCATTTCTTCAGGGCTGCACCTGATTTTTCGATGAATAACTATAAAATCAGATAAACGTTAAATCTTAAACGCCTTTTTTACTTTTTCTACATAATCAAGTTTCTCCCAGGTAAATAGTTCTACTTCTTTTTCTATTTTACCAGAATACGGGCTTTCAAAAACTTTAGTAATCGTTTGCGGTTCTTTACCCATATGTCCATAAGCAGCTGTTTCCTGATAGATGGGATTACGTAATTTAAGACGTTTCTCAATCGCAGCTGGACGCATATCGAAGATTTCACCTACTATTTCGGCAATTTCTCCATCTGTTAATCCCAGAGTACCAGTTCCATAAGTGTCTACAAAAATAGAGGTGGGTTCAACAACACCAATCGCATATGATACTTGTACTAATACTTCATTTGCTACTCCTGCAGCTACAAGATTTTTAGCAATATGCCTAGAAGCATATGCAGCAGATCGATCTACTTTACTTGGGTCTTTACCTGAAAATGCACCTCCACCGTGAGCTCCTTTACCACCATAAGTGTCGACTATAATTTTTCTTCCAGTAAGACCAGTGTCACCATGTGGTCCACCAATCACAAATTTTCCAGTCGGATTAATATGATATGTAATCTGATCATTAAACAATTGTTGGATATAACTAGGTAATTGAGCAATTACCCTAGGCATTAAAATAGAAATAATATCATTTTTTATTTTACTCAACATTGCATCATCATTGCTGTCAAAATCATCATGCTGTGTAGATACAACGATGGCAACAATACGTTGAGGTATATTATCATCACTATACTCAATAGTTACCTGACTTTTAGAATCAGGACGCAAATAAGGGATTTCTGTACCTTCACGTCTTAGCTTGGCTAATTCAATTAATATTTTATGTGAAATATCAAGAGCCAAAGGCATATAATTAGCAGTTTCTTTGGTGGCATACCCAAACATCATTCCTTGGTCACCAGCACCTTGCTCTTCTTTATTTTCACGATCAACCCCTTGATTTATATCTTGCGATTGTTCATGGATAAGAGAGATTACTCCACAAGAGTCACCACTAAACTGATATGCCCCTTTAGTATATCCAATCGTATTGATGACATCCCTTGCTATATGTTGTACATCAAGATATGTTTTGGATTTTACTTCTCCGGCAAGTACTACCTGACCAGTAGTTACAAGCGTTTCGCAAGCTACCTTAGAGTCAGCATCAAAAGCTAAAAAGTTATCTAATAATGCATCACTTATCTGATCTGCTACTTTATCCGGATGTCCTTCGGATACACTTTCCGAAGTAAATAAATATGCCATTCTTTATTGTTTTATAGAAAATGCTTTAGACGTAATTGCAATGCGAAGCTTTCGACAGAATATCTAAATCGAACTGCTTTAGCATTTTTGTACTGTAAAAAAGTTATTTCAGTACTTGGGTTGCAATCAGTCAAATCTTTCCCTGAAAAATATTTCGGCAAAGGTAAAAAAAATGATAACACTTAAAAGCATTTAACGTATCATTAATTTTTGATTAGTAAAGAACATTTTTGGTTAGGTGTTTTTCAAAACAAAATAATTTTCGAGAGAAAGACGATGTTGTTAAAAAATAATTACTAGATTTGCCACGAAGTTTCTTATACATATTAGTAAGTTATTAAGAAAGGTGGAGGGAATAGACCCTGTGAAACCTTAGCAACCCTTTAATTATTAAAGAAGGTGCTAAATTCTATCTCGATTAAGCGAGAGAAGATAACTCGATACAATTTCAATTTTGTAATTGTCGTTTTCCTTTCTTTTTAATTTTCTATTTACATACACTATAATCGAGTGTTTGATGTATTTGAATTTTGTTTAAAAATTTAAAATAGAAAATTATGAGTACACAAAAATTTGCAACAGGAGCTTTACATGCAGGTCATGATGTGTCTGCCAATGGAGGAACAAGAGCAGTGCCAATTTATCAAACAACATCGTATGTTTTTAATAATTCTGATCATGCTGCCAATCTATTCAATTTATCCGAAACAGGATTTATTTATACTAGATTAAATAATCCAACAAATGATATTCTGGAACAACGCCTTGCAGCATTAGAGGGAGGTATTGCGGCGGTAGTAACGTCTTCGGGTACAGCGGCGATCAATACAACCTTACTAACCTTATTAAAAACGGGAGACCATATAGTTGCATCTAGTAGTTTATATGGAGGAACGTATAATTTGTTAAACGTTACATTACCTAGATTTGGGATTACAACAACTTTTGTAGATCCTTCAGATCAAAATAATTTTAAAGATGCTATACAAGAGAATACACGTGTATTCTTTGTAGAATCATTAGGAAATCCAAAGTTGGATGTATTAGATTTAAAAGCAATTTCATCTGAAGCCAAAGCCAATAAAGTGCCTTTGATAGTTGATAATACAGTTGCTACGCCAGCACTACTTAACCCTATTGAGTATGGAGCAAATATTGTAATTCATTCACTTACAAAATATATTAGTGGTAATGGTACATCTCTTGGAGGAGCGATTATCGATGCAGGAACTTTTGATTGGTCTAGTGGTAAGTTTCCTGAGTTTACAGAACCTTCACCAGGATATCACGGATTAGTATATCACGATGCATTAGGGCCAGCAGCATTTATAGCAAAAGCAAGAATAGAAGGACTACGAGATCATGGAGCTGCACTAAGTCCGTTTAACGCATTTCAAATTCTACAAGGTCTGGAAACTTTAGAAATCAGAATAAAAAAGCATAGCGAAAACGCATTACAGCTTGCTAAATGGTTAGAAGAACAAGAAGAAGTAAGTTGGGTAAAGTATCCGGGACTCAAAAATAATACGTACTACGAATTAGCTCAGGAATATTTACCAAAAGGGCAAAGTGGGATCATTACATTTGGAGTGAAAGGTGGTTTTGATTCGGCTAAAACAGTAGCTGATGAAACAAAAATCTTCTCTTTACTGGCAAATATTGGGGATTCTAAATCTTTAATTATACATCCCGCTAGTACTACACACCAACAATTAGATTCTGCGCAGCAAGCATCTACTGGAGTAACTCAGGATTTGATTAGGTTATCAGTTGGACTCGAGGATATTGAAGATCTAAAAGAAGACCTGAAAGAAGCTTTTAGTAAAGTAAAAGTCAAAATTTAAAAGATCAAAAAAACGCTATCCTTTCTAAAAGGATTTATAATAAGAGGGTGACCAAAATAGCCTCAAAGAAATTATAAATAATGCTTCAAAAATTAGACATCTTAAATTATATCACGATAAAGGGAAGATCTATTGATCAGATTCATCTCACGTACGAAGTGTTTGGAAAACCGCTTTATACGGCACCAATTGTTCTGGTTAATCACGCTCTTACCGGTAATTCTGCAGTGTGTGGAGAGCATGGTTGGTGGAATAGTTTGATAGGGAAAGATAAGTGCATTGATACCAATAGATATACCGTTTTGTCTTTTAATATTCCAGGAAATGGATATGATGGAAAAGAAGAAAACTTAATTGAAGAATATAAAATATTTAATGCACGTGATATCGCTGCGATCTTTTCTGAAGGCTTAAAACTATTAAAAATTAACGAATTATATGCTGTGATTGGTGGATCTGTTGGTGGTGGAATTGCATGGGAATTAGCTGCTTTTAATCCCAGTTTAATTAAGAATTTAATCCCGGTGGCTACAGATTGGAAATCTACCGATTGGTTGAAGGCTAATTGTTTGGTGCAAGAGCAGATTTTATTAAATTCTAAAAACCCAGTTCATGATGCCAGACTACATGCGATGTTAGTCTATAGGTCTCCAGAATCATTTAGGCAAAAATTTGATCGCACATATAATGATGAAAAAGATATGTATAATATAGAAAGCTGGCTATTGTATCATGGAGAAAGATTAGACAGTAGATTTGCGCTTTCTGCTTACAAAGAATTAAATCATATCCTAGCAAATATCGATATAACTGAAGGGCGTGGAGATTTTAATGAAGTAGCCGCATCGATTCAATCTAGTATTCATATTATAAGTATAGACTCTGATATGTTTTTTACAGCAGCAGAAGATAAGATTACATTCAAAAAACTGAAAGAAGTAAAACAAAATGTTACTCACAAAATAATTAATTCGGTTCATGGTCATGATGCCTTTTTAATAGAATTTGAACAATTGAATGCATTGTTAAAAGATGTGTTTTAAAGAAAAAGAAAAAATGAAAATTTTAAAATTTGGAGGGAAATCACTCGCTAATGGAAAAGGAATT
Proteins encoded:
- a CDS encoding DoxX family membrane protein, whose product is MNTKVILGIRIVFGLAILFFGCNKLFYFMDPPAPSTKIAISFLKVLVSSKTMMLVAIVEICAGVALLTNRFAPLMMVILMSVSVNAFLYHIKLDTENWIIGVVFLALNIFMLYIYKDHYKELLKTQ
- a CDS encoding heparan-alpha-glucosaminide N-acetyltransferase domain-containing protein, with protein sequence METTQPKTTIMTKRTSRLHFLDAIRAFAILMMLQGHFVHSLLGDVYRDKNNIVYTIWEYFRGMTAPTFFTITGFIFTYLLLKQNTKGIDNPRVLKGIKRATKVIFWGYLLRLSFYAVFTGTVNPSFFYVDVLQCIGTSLLLLIGVYLILSQINEAWFQNVILGIGVIIFLLQPIYGSCILEFLPQTVANYFTNRNGSIFTLLPWFGYVCIGSFMASLFLKYGKQKMFYPYAAIMLLSIGVVLVFYSSTMLMVVYRMTGVGIFKSVAYNNFLFIRLGNVCMLFSVFIMMKNYFTNHMITKIGGSTLSIYIVHFFVLYGSWFGLGLSRFFYHSLTPIQTFIGALLFIIGVCAIVLCYYKYEEELKLQTHHVFKSTNQKIKAVLPEAFILFRNTIIRTYRNIRYTRR
- a CDS encoding DoxX family protein, yielding MPTIKSLNKWANAHTYYPLDLLRIALGVFLFIKGINFISNSQILVDLIKPVQNLAGAMIIIHYVAPAHLIGGVLISFGLLTRWSVTAQLPLLIGAVLINFIGEMNVANLIIASIILLLCVFFLFYGSGKHSVDYYLKMEQ
- the metK gene encoding methionine adenosyltransferase, with translation MAYLFTSESVSEGHPDKVADQISDALLDNFLAFDADSKVACETLVTTGQVVLAGEVKSKTYLDVQHIARDVINTIGYTKGAYQFSGDSCGVISLIHEQSQDINQGVDRENKEEQGAGDQGMMFGYATKETANYMPLALDISHKILIELAKLRREGTEIPYLRPDSKSQVTIEYSDDNIPQRIVAIVVSTQHDDFDSNDDAMLSKIKNDIISILMPRVIAQLPSYIQQLFNDQITYHINPTGKFVIGGPHGDTGLTGRKIIVDTYGGKGAHGGGAFSGKDPSKVDRSAAYASRHIAKNLVAAGVANEVLVQVSYAIGVVEPTSIFVDTYGTGTLGLTDGEIAEIVGEIFDMRPAAIEKRLKLRNPIYQETAAYGHMGKEPQTITKVFESPYSGKIEKEVELFTWEKLDYVEKVKKAFKI
- a CDS encoding O-acetylhomoserine aminocarboxypropyltransferase/cysteine synthase family protein, which codes for MSTQKFATGALHAGHDVSANGGTRAVPIYQTTSYVFNNSDHAANLFNLSETGFIYTRLNNPTNDILEQRLAALEGGIAAVVTSSGTAAINTTLLTLLKTGDHIVASSSLYGGTYNLLNVTLPRFGITTTFVDPSDQNNFKDAIQENTRVFFVESLGNPKLDVLDLKAISSEAKANKVPLIVDNTVATPALLNPIEYGANIVIHSLTKYISGNGTSLGGAIIDAGTFDWSSGKFPEFTEPSPGYHGLVYHDALGPAAFIAKARIEGLRDHGAALSPFNAFQILQGLETLEIRIKKHSENALQLAKWLEEQEEVSWVKYPGLKNNTYYELAQEYLPKGQSGIITFGVKGGFDSAKTVADETKIFSLLANIGDSKSLIIHPASTTHQQLDSAQQASTGVTQDLIRLSVGLEDIEDLKEDLKEAFSKVKVKI
- a CDS encoding alpha/beta fold hydrolase, which gives rise to MLQKLDILNYITIKGRSIDQIHLTYEVFGKPLYTAPIVLVNHALTGNSAVCGEHGWWNSLIGKDKCIDTNRYTVLSFNIPGNGYDGKEENLIEEYKIFNARDIAAIFSEGLKLLKINELYAVIGGSVGGGIAWELAAFNPSLIKNLIPVATDWKSTDWLKANCLVQEQILLNSKNPVHDARLHAMLVYRSPESFRQKFDRTYNDEKDMYNIESWLLYHGERLDSRFALSAYKELNHILANIDITEGRGDFNEVAASIQSSIHIISIDSDMFFTAAEDKITFKKLKEVKQNVTHKIINSVHGHDAFLIEFEQLNALLKDVF